The Phragmites australis chromosome 13, lpPhrAust1.1, whole genome shotgun sequence DNA window AACAAAGGCTTCCGTCGCTGACCGTACAAGCCGACACGACACACACGCACTGACCCACGTACCCCAGTTGGACCGGAAAAGGTTGAGAGATACCCATCAGATTCTTCATCTCAGCCACCAAACCCGACTCCACACCAGTACACCACACCGCAACGCCTCCCATCTCTTCCCCCCTCGCTTCTCATCTTCCTTGTTGCTAAGCCCCGACAAGGCAAGAGCCCCAAGAGagtagagaggagagggagctaGGCAACACGAGCTGCGCGGCCGCCATCCGGCAGCTACTCCAAACAGCAACGTCTTAGCCGACGAGAGCCCTCTCCACCTACCCACCAACCCCTCCTCCTGTCTCCTCCCCTTGGCTTTTCGTCGAGGAGTTGGTGGGCACCTGACTCTGCTAAGGCGGGCGGGCAGGGAAGTAAGTAAGCGCGAGTGAGGGAGTGagccggcggcggccgtgggAGAGATGAAGAAGCTGTACCAGGGGAAGGGCCGGCGGGTGCACCCGGCGCCGGCGGACGCTGCGGCCGGTGTGGTGCTGCCTGCTGCCGTGCTGGCCCTGGCGTCGGCGCTGACGGCGGAGGAGCAGGAGGTGCTGGCCTACCTGCTATCCTGCGGCggcgcggccgggggccggCGCCGCCGTTGCGGGCCCCACCCACCGGAGATGGGCTGCGGGTGCTTCGGCTGCTACAAGAGCTTCTGGGCGCGCTGGGACGCGTCCCCCAACCGCCACCTCATCCACCGTATCATCGACGCCGTCGAggagggtggtggcggaggccccccgcgccgcccttcccgccgccggcgccgcggccggCGCAACAGCGACGCCTTCGAGGATGCCGCGGATGCCGGGGAGCCGGACATCAGCGTGGAGCACCACCCAAGCTGCGACGGCGG harbors:
- the LOC133888975 gene encoding uncharacterized protein LOC133888975 produces the protein MKKLYQGKGRRVHPAPADAAAGVVLPAAVLALASALTAEEQEVLAYLLSCGGAAGGRRRRCGPHPPEMGCGCFGCYKSFWARWDASPNRHLIHRIIDAVEEGGGGGPPRRPSRRRRRGRRNSDAFEDAADAGEPDISVEHHPSCDGGRDGDDEGKDGCSSMDGDEDDESMADESDCSDSNGNTEKSTVGRLVRFIGEKVWGAWN